A DNA window from Setaria viridis chromosome 2, Setaria_viridis_v4.0, whole genome shotgun sequence contains the following coding sequences:
- the LOC117842188 gene encoding CBL-interacting protein kinase 16, whose protein sequence is MARSGREREGGGEERRLVLGKYELGRMLGQGTFAKVYYARDLSAAAAGAGGGGSSSVAIKVIDKARLRRTEGMVEQLRREISIMRMVRHPNVVGIREVLASRSRVFVVMEYARGGELFAKVARGRLTEDHARRYFQQLVAAVGFCHRRGVAHRDLKPENLLLDEEGRLKVTDFGLAALPEQLRHDGLLHTQCGTPAYVAPEVLRKRGYDGARADLWSCGVVLYVLLCGFLPFQHDSYAKMYQKIFKADYQVPPWVSGDARRLIARLLVVDPTKRASIPEIMLTPWFRKGFVPPVLSPQVSPKKRLADDEDAVGALLEGGGSDRDSSSTASLSPRSCNAFQLISSMSSGFDLSGLFESEQKAATVFTSRAPAAAVAEKLESVGHALGFEVTRGKGCNLRMEAKVDGTNGRLALTAEVLEVAADVAVVEFAHDAGDALDFNKFCAEDVRPGLADIVWAWQGDSSPATPAAVAGCA, encoded by the coding sequence ATGGCGAGGTCAGGGCGGGAAAGGGAgggcggaggggaggagcggAGGCTGGTGCTGGGCAAGTACGAGCTGGGGCGGATGCTGGGGCAGGGCACCTTCGCAAAGGTCTACTACGCGCGGGACCTGAGCGCCGCGGcagccggggccggcggcggcggcagcagcagcgtggCGATCAAGGTGATCGACAAGGCGCGGCTGCGTCGCACGGAGGGGATGGTGGAGCAGCTGCGCCGGGAGATCTCCATCATGCGGATGGTGCGCCACCCCAACGTGGTGGGCATCCGGGAGGTGCTCGCCAGCCGCTCCCGCGTCTTCGTCGTCATGGAGTACGCCCGCGGCGGGGAGCTCTTCGCCAAGGTCGCCCGCGGCCGCCTCACCGAGGACCACGCGCGCCGCTACTTCCAGCAGCttgtcgccgccgtcggcttCTGCCACCGCCGTGGCGTCGCGCACCGGGACCTCAAGCCCGAGAACCTGCTCCTCGACGAGGAGGGCCGGCTCAAGGTCACCGACTTCGGCCTCGCAGCGCTGCCCGAGCAGCTCCGCCACGACGGCCTGCTCCACACGCAGTGCGGCACCCCGGCGTACGTCGCGCCCGAGGTGCTCCGGAAGCGCGGCTACGACGGCGCCCGCGCCGACCTCTGGTCCTGCGGCGTCGTGCTCTACGTCCTGCTCTGCGGATTCCTCCCGTTCCAGCACGACAGCTACGCCAAGATGTACCAGAAGATCTTCAAGGCCGACTACCAGGTGCCGCCCTGGGTCTCCggcgacgcgcgccgcctcaTCGCGCGCctgctcgtcgtcgaccccaccAAGCGCGCGTCCATCCCGGAGATCATGCTCACGCCGTGGTTCAGGAAAGGCTTCGTCCCGCCCGTCCTGTCGCCCCAGGTGTCGCCCAAGAAACGGCTGGCGGacgacgaagacgccgtcggtgCCCTCCtcgagggcggcggcagcgacaggGACAGCTCCAGCACTGCCTCGCTCTCGCCCCGGTCGTGCAACGCGTTCCAGCTCATCTCCTCCATGTCCTCCGGGTTCGACCTGTCGGGGCTGTTCGAGAGCGAGCAGAAGGCCGCGACGGTGTTCAcgtcgcgcgcgccggcggccgccgtggcggaGAAGCTGGAGTCCGTCGGACACGCCCTGGGGTTCGAGGTCACCAGGGGGAAGGGATGTAACCTGCGGATGGAGGCGAAGGTCGACGGCACGAACGGGCGGCTCGCGCTCACCGCCGAGGTGCTCGAGGTGGCCGCGGACGTGGCCGTCGTCGAGTTCGCGCACGACGCCGGGGACGCTCTGGACTTCAACAAGTTCTGCGCCGAGGACGTGCGCCCGGGGCTCGCGGACATCGTATGGGCGTGGCAGGGCGacagctcgccggcgacgcccgcggCCGTCGCCGGGTGCGCGTGA